The following is a genomic window from Takifugu rubripes chromosome 13, fTakRub1.2, whole genome shotgun sequence.
TATCAATTGTTCCTTCAATCGCAACACTGGTTTGCTAGTGGAGACTCATTTCCACACATCTGGTGTGACACCTGTAGCGTCGCCTATATacaggcagtagtaatacaGGTTTACATAACATAGTACTTtatgatcacccccccccccccttgtctTTTATCCTTCGCTGTTCACATTTCAGTGTCCCTCCGCAACTTCACCAGAATTTAATGGGCTCtttcttggcccattatcagcatttcctgaaaatttcattaaaatccattcacTGCTTTTTTAGTTATTTTTACTCCCAAACTAGAAAGACGCCCTCAGAGAGCAAAGCTCATTTTCCCGATAGTTGGACTCACACTCTAAACAAccttgcgtgcgtgcgtgcgcgtgcgtgtgcacccTCACTCCCTTTAATGGAAGTTATTAAACCTAAAAACAAGCAACTCATTTCCTCACACCTTGTGACACACCTGTAGGATATATACAGAATGTAGAAATACAATGTTACATAAtatgatctttggaagatcaaaggccAAAGTCCCCCTAGAATCCAGGACATCACAAAAAATATCATCATCGGTTCCTTGGCCCATCATCGTTCCctgaaaatgtcaataaaatccATTCAGAACATTTGGAGTTATTACGCTAACAAACAAAATTAGAAACGCCGGCCATCCCATAACCTCCTGGAGATAATTACAGTTAAGAAAACCAATTTAGGGTAAATGAATGCAAAAATTAATTACATGCCACAAAGACTGGTGAGCTTGAGGTCGAATGTTCTGGGTCGTCCTAAATCACCTCTGAATATAAATGATTCAGGGAAATCCAGGCTTGATTTCTGTACCTCTTCAATCGTTGCTAACAGTCTTATCGCAGCCTTACTGACCATTTTATCCTCCGAAGGGGAAAACTTCACACTTGATATTGTCTTTACATCATTCAACAATATAACCAACTTATTTTTTACCCTTTGAGATCTCACCTATGGACGTCTTTTGTCAGTTAAgcccacagcagctgctcacAGTTCTGCATCACTCGTGCTAAACGCCACACATAACCAGCCAGGTTAATAGCTACTAGTTGATTGAGAACAAACTAGAGATTAATTCAGTTTTCTTGGCTCATTTAATTTTACATCATGAAGACCTCCTTTTCAGACATTAGATTGACGTTTGTTACATTTCAAGTGATAAAAAAACCCAGACGATTTCTAATGTAAGTGGTGCAAATGTTGGTGTAGTCGCCTCAGAGCAAAGGTTCTGAGATCAATCCCAGTCTTTTCACGTAGAATCTAGAAGTTTTCTCCTTGCCGAAGCTTTTCTTTGGGCTGAGAACAAACTAGGTGCGAATGTGTCAGTGCACGTGCCCCGTGGCACAGTCTGGGGGCTGTAGTCCCACTTCCGTGACAGCTGGGATCGACCCCAGTCGCCCCAGTGCCGTGATCaggtaagaaagaaaaatcagccATCGACAGAAAAAGGTTGAATTTAGATTTTTACTGAGAACATGAATACACAAAATCCACTATAACCGCTTACACACGGTCCcagaaatgttgttttgctGCCATCTGGTGTCCATATCTTAACACAGCAGGCAGCGCAACCTTCATTACATAATACAGTAAATATCACCGGTAGGGTCAATCATGgccacctcctccttcacatGCCAGATATATACACAGCTTcttaataaaatgaaacaaatgccATAAAtaaaatttacatttgtttgaaAGAGACATTCAGCACCTGTAAATGCTCTTCCCCATTTGTCCTATTCTGTTCCTAAAGCTCAGGCTATTTTCAGGTGGTGTGTACAAGCATCTTATGAGTCTCAAGCCCAAGCTTCTCTCAAAATCTGCAAATTTATGACATTCATGTGAAAACTGGTCTAAATACAGTATTCGTACTCTCTGTAGTTTGGTGGTTTCCACAGCGACCAATCTAAAGCGAGTCTCTGAGGAGGTCGACGTAGCCTCACTGAATCTCCTTTTCCAGGTACTCCAAGCTGGGCGCGTCTAACCTCTGCTCTTGCTCACGATTCTTTGTGAACTCCTTCAGCATGTCCATGACTTCTCCTTGGTAAATGTCAGGTGTGGGCTGAGCCTCTGCAAACCCCAAAAAGCAACAGATTTATGTCTCTTCAGATCAGAACCTCAGAGTAAAACTGACTGGAAATTCAGTCTTAAAACTGGTAATTAATGCTCATTGGAGTTTTGTTTTATAAAATGCCGTTACCATTTAGGAAACCAGTTTTAGTTCAAAAGTTCATGTCGGTTTTTACGTTGAGTGGATGATGGAACAATATTAATTAATTGGTTAtggtttgttttctctttgacaTCCCACGATGTTGAATCTTATTCTTTGTCAATATGCTGCCAAAGCTTATAAGTCTGTGTTTGTACATTTCTGGTGAATCGGATTGTTCAAGGCTTTCTGACAGAGTAATAAATATTCATATTGCAGTTTCCTGTATTGATTCCATTAACTTTATTTCTCTGATCAAGTATTCTGCTTCTTATTTTAGGACACAATTGAATAAACCACGTTCAATAGGGAATCCACTCCAATTCAACCAGTTCCTGGAGACAACGTAACCATCTCTGTTTCACAGTGAGACAGTGAAGGTTTTCCTACCGTCTGCCAAAATAGATTTTAAGAGCAACGAAAAAGTTGATTTGATCACAAAGCTGGTATTTCATCATAAATGACTGCCAGTTAACaaagagctttttttaaaaaaaaaacaaacaaacagaaaaacaattacATTTGCTCATTTCTAAATGTATTTCAGTCTCTTACTCTTCTACAATTATCTTGGGGAAAGACAGGACACATGAGAGCAGAAAACAGTCCATTTGTCTTACCAGTTGCCCAGTAGTAGATGTCCCAGTCATTGCTCGGTTCGTTAATCAGTCTGTcatactgctgcagctgcttctcacTCATCATGTTCAGGTATCGCTTTGCAAAAaggctgcagaggaaagagagtTCCAAGAGTTGTTGTTTCACAAGTTCAATTTTAACATCCCTGTCTCTGAATCATAACTGTCTgcacaaaaaacacaaacacacacacacacacacacacacacacacacacacacaaacctgagCAAAATGCAGTTCTCCAGCATGCCCCTCTTCCGGCTCTCATACAGCAGACGCCGCTTCTTGATCTCAACGGGCTCGTCGATCTTCTCCTCCCATGGTGGCAGAGGAATCTCAATCAGGTCTCCCTTCGTGTCCTCCGGTGAATCTCCTCGGTACCCACGGGCAGACACCATCCCGATGAGTGCTGGTCTCTGAGCTGTCCGACACATCCCTGACACCAGCTTACAAGAAAGCATTCATGTCAATAATTCAGCACATGAGGGGGAAAAACCCTGTTACAGCTGtaatgctgctcctgcagctgaagtCAGCCCACCAATACAAACCACCATGAAAGGATGGCCTAATAAATTTGCATTATACCGTAGGTCTgcataaatgcaaatgtgatACAGTATACTCTCAGAAATCCTAAACCTTGGCCTACTTATAGTGAGCTTTGGAAAGCTGCAGTAAAGACCTGGAAGTAAAATACTGCTTGGATGAACAAATGGATTTGAAGGGCAGAAAGTTGAGATATTATCTGTGAAATGGCTCCAAATGGTAAAAGCCTTTTAAAACGAAACTTCAACCTAACatttaacacttttttttaaaatctcgtttgcttcatttaaattcaatATTGAGCAAAATGATATAACATTTCAAATATGTAAAGTTGACTTTGAAACGCTGTCCTCTAGCAGGACGGTCAGAAAAGCATTAATGGTAACAGTAACATTAATGGTAACATTAATAAACTTGCATTAATAAACTGAATTCCTTCACAACATCCATACCACAGTAATACATCAAGAAATTACATTTCTATTGACTGTCATTGGACCATGGCATTGTAtggcaataaaataaaaacaaataaatatataaacaatCGTTACGTTCCAACTCACTCTCTTTACAGCAACAGAAGACAACATCTTTCAATCGTGAGACTTTGGGACTGAATTAATTCTCCGTCTGAATGTCAAACGCTAAGACTGAAGTTACAAAAGCAGATTTCATAACACGGAAGCATTAAGGAGTGAGAACCGGATGTGACGTTACTAACGCTATCGTAATTTTGTTGATCTATGACAAACGTCTGCCCTACGGTCGTCGTTGTGTTAATGGAGAAAATTAGTTGATtgttgtgcttttaaaaaaaaacaaaaattacaCAATCGGTTGAACGTGGCCCTTGTGGCAAACGTAAACGGTCGTGTGGCAGGAACCATTGTTGTCTCTTGTTGATAGCCCGGAAAAAACATCAGACGCACTCAAATGTAAATATATCGCCGTTGAGCTACATTAGCAATAGCCTAGGTGTACAGTTCACATTTATATATCCAGGGGTCTATGGCATGATGTACTGATGTGCTCATTAAAGTGTTGGCTTTCATTTACACATGTCGTATGTTCAGGTTTTTTTCCAATCGATTTTTCTAACGGTGCCTCATTTTCCAGTACCCGCTTAACAGTGGTTTGCGTTGGCTAACATTTACCATATAAACGAGACATTGTGGTATTCCGAAATCCAAAATATCCAAAAGTCAAGTTTTGAAATGCACAGACATTTTTCTTCTGTGCACAGTATTCTCAAAACACTTACAAATCTAAAGAACTGCTTTATTTTAGGCTCCGCGGTATGGCTGGTGCGGAGTTTGCACCTGGACCAAATCGCTCCAAGGTTTTGGACCTAGATGGTTACAGTGACTGCAATCGAAACGACCAAgtaagtttattttttttcatatttccgACCTGCATAAATGCATTGCTGCAATCATTACATCCAATGCGTGCATACAGGTGGAATCCTTCTCTAACATTATACCTGGTATCACAATAAAGCTTGAATTCACTAATCTATAAGCAACCATTTAACATTGTTCCAAACTATTACACAGAATTGTTTTTGTGGCTGAGTTCGATTTAATTGAGACACAACAGAAATGCCATACTTCAACTAAAATGGACCACTACAGACCTGCTGAAGTatgctgaagggggggggggggggggttcttttgcCAACATCTGTTGCTCATACTTTTAAAATACTGAGACTAGTAAGCCACAGtatatcaaatcaaattaactcaatctttatttatatagtgccTGCTAGAATCGAAATTGcttgctttacagaatcccagggccc
Proteins encoded in this region:
- the sdhaf2 gene encoding succinate dehydrogenase assembly factor 2, mitochondrial; the encoded protein is MLSSVAVKRLVSGMCRTAQRPALIGMVSARGYRGDSPEDTKGDLIEIPLPPWEEKIDEPVEIKKRRLLYESRKRGMLENCILLSLFAKRYLNMMSEKQLQQYDRLINEPSNDWDIYYWATEAQPTPDIYQGEVMDMLKEFTKNREQEQRLDAPSLEYLEKEIQ